A window of the Capricornis sumatraensis isolate serow.1 chromosome 9, serow.2, whole genome shotgun sequence genome harbors these coding sequences:
- the C9H5orf63 gene encoding glutaredoxin-like protein C5orf63 homolog, translated as MLWFQGNSMQLAKHSFQLLLRNLSASKTALPVLTLFTKDPCPLCDEAKEVLEPYRNRFILQEVDITLPENSAWYDRYKFDIPVFHLNGQFLMMHRVNLSKLEKQLQKLEQQGAGG; from the exons ATGCTCTGGTTTCAAGGAAATAGCATGCAACTTGCCAAACACTCCTTTCAActactcttgagaaatctctctGCTTCAAAGACTGCTCTGCCTGTGCTGACCTTATTCACAAAG GATCCATGTCCCCTTTGTGATGAAGCCAAGGAAGTACTGGAGCCTTATAGAAACCGG tTTATTTTACAGGAGGTGGACATCACACTTCCCGAAAACTCTGCTTGGTATGACAGGTATAAATTTGACATCCCCGTCTTTCATTTGAATGGCCAGTTTCTGATGATGCATCGAGTAAACCTCTCAAAACTTGAAAAACAGCTCCAGAAACTTGAGCAGCAAGGTGCAGGAGGCTAA